A window from Rhinolophus sinicus isolate RSC01 linkage group LG01, ASM3656204v1, whole genome shotgun sequence encodes these proteins:
- the NPPC gene encoding C-type natriuretic peptide yields the protein MHLSQLLACALLLTLLSLRPSEAKPGAPPKGPRTPQGEELAVSHAEGGGQKKRDKTPGGSGANLKGDQSRLLRDLRVDTKSRVAWARLLQENPNARKNKGGNKKGTSKGCFGLKLDRIGSTSGLGC from the exons ATGCACCTCTCCCAGCTGCTGGCCTGCGCTCTGCTGCTCACGCTACTCTCGCTCCGGCCCTCCGAAGCCAAGCCCGGGGCGCCACCGAAG GGCCCGCGAACTCCGCAAGGGGAGGAGCTGGCCGTGTCCCACGCTGAGGGCGGTGGTCAGAAAAAGCGCGACAAGACTCCCGGAGGCAGTGGCGCCAACCTCAAGGGCGACCAGTCGCGATTGCTCCGGGACCTACGCGTGGACACCAAGTCTCGGGTGGCGTGGGCCCGCCTTCTGCAGGAAAACCCCAACGCGCGCAAAAACAAAGGAGGCAACAAGAAGGGCACGTCCAAGGGCTGCTTCGGCCTCAAACTGGACCGAATCGGCTCCACGAGCGGCCTGGGATGTTAG